The following nucleotide sequence is from Coffea eugenioides isolate CCC68of chromosome 3, Ceug_1.0, whole genome shotgun sequence.
GACTTCATCCTCATTGAGCTTGAAATCCCCCCGAGTGTAGTATTTGCTTGTCACCTTAGAAATGGAACCACCATCAGGTCCCTTCTCAAACTTGATCTCATATGTTATTTTCTCAAGCTTGTCAATCAATGCATCCCCTTCGACCAATGTGTAGCTGTATGTTAAGGCATCTTCATTCAGTTCATCGATGCGATACTTGATAGATTTGAAGTTGCTACCTGCATAGGAAGAACTATTAGCCTATTCTTTCCTTCATGATTCAACATGTTTtcgctttttctctttcttaacATTTGGTTGAATGAATCTAAACTGTTGATGTCTTTGCAAAAAGTTGATGACCTTACCTTCTGCAAAAGTGATCTGCTTTATGCTCCCAGCACCTCCATCACCCTCAATGATATCCATGCTTTTGATTACTTGTGGTAGGAGTTTTGGAATCAAGGTATGGGAGTCAACAATTGAAGCCTTGAAAATTCTTGATGGGGCAACAGGCGAAGTGTGTTCATCGGTGTAAGATGTCACCCCCATGATATTTGCCTAGGAATATCAGAAAATATTAAGACCAATGATTGGTCAAGAGGAGGGTTCAGTATTACTGCAAGGGTATGGCAAAGGAATGATATTTATAGGTAGGAGCAATTGGGAACTTTGTAATCATCTAATCGCTAACACTTGCTTTTGTACGTCTGAGACGGCCATGTTCCACTATTTGTCCAATTTTGCCTGTTTTCGATGTTTTCAATCTAAATTCCAACTCCAAATAGTTATCCAGGAATTGCAAAAGGATAAACTAGGTTCCCTGAGTTTGAGGGACTGCTCCAAGGAGAATCACTCTATTTTATTCTTCCCCTTGTCACCAAATTCTTGAGTGAAAGAGGCCGACTGCCGTGTGACGAGTACTTCAACAAATAGACCGAAATACAAGAGTTAAAAAAGTGCAAATCAACCTTTAATCCAGCAGGAACCAGAATTATGCCTTTcggaagaaaacaaaaaaaaagactcTACTTTGAGGATTTCAAGTACTACTTGCTAAGAAACAAACCTTAATAGCCCACGTATGCTCCATAAGACACTTGTGGTATAGACGGCCCAGGGCACATTGGTGGTGGATCAGCCGGCTCTTCCGGTGGTACTGCAGCAAAAATCAGGGACATTGGGCCTCCGTGGCACCTCTGGTGGGATACCCCGCTTGTGAAATGGTGGCGCTGTTGAGACCTCCGGTGGAGATTTTGCCGGTGGATCATCTGGGCCGGTGAAACTCAAATTTAGCTGAAGCATGCACAAAATTTTGGTTGTCACGGGCCCGATCAACTTTCTGGAGTGATGATACAGAGTTGGAAGCTTGCAACAGCGATGAAGGTCTTATACTCCCCGTTGTTGAGGATAATGCATGAAGGAAGATAGTTTTCTTGATCAAGCTTTGATGAAATTGCATAAACAACAATTATAAGAAAGAGAGAAATTCCGGTGGGACGTTTGTTGATTTGTGGTCAATGCTTGAAAGAAAACGGTGACACTTGGATTTGGTGCCACGACACTTGGACACAATTGCCACGACGATGACACTTGGATTCCATGCAAGGGATCTCTTGTTTTTGTCAGAAGCTTGTGGGCTCTTTTTCGAGAAATTAATATGTCATTgtcaattttgttttttttttttaacaggaGAACTTCAATTTAAAATCTCTTATTTATCgtcatttttatattttatcatctAATTCAACCCTCTCGATTTTTATCTACTGCAACAGGTGCAGTTCCAATCAAATTGCTTTCCTTTCTATACTTTATCGAACACAAGATGAAAAGGAAAGTTTTCCCTTCAATTATTAGAGAAGGAACCATAGCCCTTAATCAAATCCAATCGAACCTAGTTCTCTTTAGCAAAGTTGATTTGCTGCACGTCCGACCATGTTTCTTTAGTCCATCATTGTGCCACCGTATAGGCGGTTGAAAATTGAAcctaaattattatttttgagAAATAGTGCTTTAATTACTTAATCTAATCAACCCTCGTACTCAAATG
It contains:
- the LOC113766952 gene encoding major allergen Pru ar 1-like; this translates as MEHTWAIKANIMGVTSYTDEHTSPVAPSRIFKASIVDSHTLIPKLLPQVIKSMDIIEGDGGAGSIKQITFAEGSNFKSIKYRIDELNEDALTYSYTLVEGDALIDKLEKITYEIKFEKGPDGGSISKVTSKYYTRGDFKLNEDEVKAGKEKVLGMYKAVEAYLLQNPEAYA